Within the Candidatus Komeilibacteria bacterium CG_4_10_14_0_2_um_filter_37_10 genome, the region GGTTACATTAAATTAAATTATTAATTATTTTTTTACTATGTCAATCATTAATCAAATATCGGGATTCAATAGAAAAAGGAAGTGGAATATTTTTAATAAATTATTTAAGTTGACAACGCAGACAACAATTTTAGATGTTGGTTTTAATGAACAAGAATATTCGCCTTGGGATAATTATTTAGAAAAAAAATATCCTTACCCTAATAAAATTACGGCTTTGGGGATTGCCGGTGGCTCACTGTTTAAAAAGCGCTATTCGCAAGTTAATGTCGTTCTTTACAATGGTGATCGTTTCCCTTTTTTTGATAAAGAGTTTGATATTTGCTGGTCCAATGCCGTTCTGGAGCACGTTGGCAATCGCGAGCAGCAATTACTCTTTTTACAGGAGGTAAAGAGAGTAGCGCGAACCGCGTTTATTACCACACCGAATAAATATTTTCCGATAGAGATTCACACGCGAACGCCATTGCTACATTTTTTACCACAACGGATATTTTTTTCCTATCTCTCTCTCATTGGTAAGGGTTGGGCCACTGGCAGCTATATGAATTTATTATCCATGAAGGATCTCAAGAGTTTATTGGCAGCTGCTGGCATTGAGCGTTACCAAATTATTCAGAATAAACTATTATTTTTCACTTTAGATTTTGTTATTATAATTAAAGAGGATAATTAATACGTGAATGAGAATAAAAAATTTAGATGGTGCTAATATGGATATTGATCTTACTTCCGGTAAACAAACATCCTGGCAGCAGATGAGATGTCCCTGGAATGAGTCCGAAG harbors:
- a CDS encoding SAM-dependent methyltransferase, with amino-acid sequence MSIINQISGFNRKRKWNIFNKLFKLTTQTTILDVGFNEQEYSPWDNYLEKKYPYPNKITALGIAGGSLFKKRYSQVNVVLYNGDRFPFFDKEFDICWSNAVLEHVGNREQQLLFLQEVKRVARTAFITTPNKYFPIEIHTRTPLLHFLPQRIFFSYLSLIGKGWATGSYMNLLSMKDLKSLLAAAGIERYQIIQNKLLFFTLDFVIIIKEDN